In Bactrocera oleae isolate idBacOlea1 chromosome 5, idBacOlea1, whole genome shotgun sequence, a genomic segment contains:
- the cib gene encoding thymosin beta has protein sequence MASPALKDLPKVAENLKSQLEGFNTDKLKNASTHEKIVLPTAEDVAAEKTQQSLISGIATFDPSNLKPTETNEKNPLPDKEAIEQEKEKNQLIAGIENFDSKKLKHTETCEKNPLPTKEVIEEEKKA, from the exons ATGGCATCGCCTGCACTTAAAGACCTCCCAAAAGTAGCTGAGAACTTGAAAAGTCAACTTGAAGGCTTTAATACTGATAAACTAAAGAATGCTAGTACACACGAAAAAATCGTGCTTCCTACTGCCGAAG ATGTGGCCGCCGAGAAAACTCAACAATCTTTAATCTCTGGAATTGCAACTTTTGATCCATCAAATTTAAAGCCTACCGAAACTAATGAAAAGAACCCCCTACCTGATAAGGAAG CAATCGAAcaagaaaaagaaaagaatCAACTCATTGCTGGCATTGAAAATTTTGATTCTAAAAAGTTGAAACACACTGAAACGTGCGAGAAAAATCCTTTGCCAACAAAAGAAGTCATTGAAGAAGAAAAGAAGGCTTAA